Proteins from a genomic interval of Arachis hypogaea cultivar Tifrunner chromosome 10, arahy.Tifrunner.gnm2.J5K5, whole genome shotgun sequence:
- the LOC112714526 gene encoding uncharacterized protein, producing MGRGKYKSKPTGRRQFSTPEDLLAGTSNRPRTFRQKEAEHEEEPKEVSEDESGEESEEEEATKSKGTQGIIEIENPNLVKPKSLKARDVDVGKTTELSRREREEIEKQRAHERYMRLQEQGKTEQARKDLERLALIRQQRAEAAKKREEEKAAKEQKKAEARK from the exons ATGGGAAGGGGAAAATACAAGAGCAAGCCCACCGGTCGCCGCCAGTTCTCCACGCCGGAAGATCTCC TTGCTGGAACCTCTAACCGTCCTCGAACTTTTAGACAG AAAGAAGCTGAGCATGAAGAAGAACCCAAGGAAGTGTCTGAGGATGAATCTGGGGAAGAAtccgaagaagaagaagccaca AAGAGTAAAGGAACTCAAGGGATTATTGAGATTGAAAATCCTAACTTGGTAAAGCCTAAGAGCTTGAAAGCTAGAGATGTTGAT GTTGGAAAAACTACTGAACTTTCAAGGCGTGAaag AGAGGAGATAGAGAAACAGAGAGCTCATGAACGCTACATGCGGCTGCAAGAGCAAGGAAAAACAGAACAAGCAAGGAAAGATTTAG AACGTTTAGCTCTTATACGTCAGCAAAGGGCGGAAGCAgctaagaagagagaagaagagaaagctg CCAAAGAGCAGAAGAAAGCCGAAGCACGCAAGTGA
- the LOC112714527 gene encoding uncharacterized protein, producing the protein MKKGVHPQKQWISYVTQTGRLMHVMMTKIHPVGKVYHFRARRQMAESLGQIAKFRRRFGLENPETTPKK; encoded by the coding sequence ATGAAGAAGGGAGTGCACCCGCAGAAGCAATGGATAAGCTATGTTACACAAACGGGTAGATTGATGCATGTCATGATGACAAAGATACACCCTGTTGGCAAAGTTTACCACTTCCGGGCAAGGCGTCAGATGGCCGAGAGTTTGGGGCAGATTGCCAAGTTCAGGCGTCGTTTTGGGCTAGAAAATCCAGAAACCACTCCAAAAAAATGA
- the LOC112714523 gene encoding cyanidin 3-O-galactoside 2''-O-xylosyltransferase FGGT1-like, with amino-acid sequence MGTTSFHVAVYPWFALGHLTSYLHISNKLAERGNRISFLMPRNTIPKLEHFNLYPDLISFIPITIPDVDGLPPGSETTADLPFSLYSLLMAAMDLTEPAIENFLRELRPHMVFFDFTYWLPALASQLGIKAVNYCTTSPAVVGYVISPERKLHEKSLTETDLLHPPPSFPASAMRLQPYEARDVAAITIKSHGKGISFMERQIISFTSCDAVIFKTCREMDGPYCDYLERQMRKQVFMAGPVLPYPPISNLEEKWVTWLGSFKPKTVIFCAFGSECILSSYLFEELLWGFELTGMPFLAALRPPTGAETVKSALPEGFIERTKGRGVVYGDWVQQQLILHHPSVGCFVTHCGSGSLTEAMVNECQMVLLPHAGDQFINARIMSEELKVGVEVKKSADDGLFTRQAVCKAVITVMDTNNEVGQVVRKNHGKWREFLLSKGLENYYLDDLVQKLHSLLKS; translated from the coding sequence ATGGGCACCACTTCGTTTCATGTTGCAGTGTATCCATGGTTTGCCTTAGGCCATCTTACATCATACCTTCACATATCCAACAAACTTGCTGAGAGAGGCAACAGGATTTCATTTCTAATGCCTAGAAATACCATACCCAAATTGGAACATTTCAATCTCTACCCAGATCTCATCTCCTTCATTCCGATAACCATACCAGATGTCGATGGCCTCCCTCCTGGGTCTGAAACAACTGCAGACCTTCCTTTTTCATTGTATTCCCTTCTCATGGCAGCAATGGACCTCACGGAGCCTGCCATTGAAAATTTTCTCAGAGAGCTTAGACCCCATATGGTATTCTTTGATTTCACATATTGGTTACCTGCATTGGCATCCCAGTTAGGCATTAAGGCTGTCAATTACTGCACAACTAGCCCTGCCGTTGTAGGATATGTTATAAGCCCAGAAAGAAAACTCCATGAAAAGTCACTAACAGAAACTGATTTATTACACCCTCCACCAAGCTTTCCTGCATCAGCCATGCGGCTACAACCTTATGAAGCAAGGGATGTAGCTGCTATCACTATAAAGAGTCACGGCAAAGGCATTTCATTTATGGAGCGCCAAATTATATCTTTCACCAGCTGTGATGCTGTCATTTTCAAAACTTGCAGAGAAATGGATGGTCCTTATTGTGATTATCTTGAAAGGCAAATGAGAAAGCAGGTGTTTATGGCAGGACCAGTTTTGCCATACCCACCAATATccaatttagaagaaaaatggGTGACTTGGCTAGGAAGTTTCAAACCGAAAACAGTGATTTTCTGCGCTTTTGGAAGTGAATGCATTTTGAGTAGCTACCTATTTGAGGAACTGTTATGGGGTTTTGAACTAACAGGAATGCCTTTTCTAGCTGCCTTAAGACCCCCGACCGGAGCAGAAACAGTGAAGTCAGCTTTGCCTGAAGGATTTATTGAGAGAACAAAAGGAAGAGGGGTGGTTTATGGAGATTGGGTTCAACAGCAATTGATCTTGCACCACCCATCCGTGGGTTGTTTCGTAACTCATTGTGGTTCTGGATCATTAACAGAGGCCATGGTAAATGAGTGCCAAATGGTACTGCTCCCTCACGCAGGAGAtcaatttattaatgcaagaatAATGAGTGAAGAATTGAAAGTAGGAGTAGAGGTTAAGAAAAGTGCAGATGATGGACTATTTACTAGGCAAGCTGTGTGCAAGGCTGTGATAACTGTAATGGACACTAATAATGAAGTGGGACAAGTTGTGAGAAAGAACCATGGCAAATGGAGGGAGTTCCTACTCAGCAAGGGGCTCGAAAACTATTACTTGGATGATTTGGTTCAGAAGCTGCATAGTCTGCTCAAGTCTTGA